A genomic region of Nyctibius grandis isolate bNycGra1 chromosome 34, bNycGra1.pri, whole genome shotgun sequence contains the following coding sequences:
- the LOC137675505 gene encoding olfactory receptor 14A16-like: MSNSSSITHFVLLVFADTQELQLLHFWLFLGIYLAALLGNGLIITTVAYDHHIHTPMYFFLLNLSFLDLGSISTTLPKSMANSLWDTRAIPYAGCAAQVFFVLFFFGAEFSLLTVMAYDRYVAICKPLHYGTLLGSRACVHMAAAAWDTGFLNALLHTANTFSIPLCQIYVLDQFFCEVPQILKLSCSHSYLREVGLLVVSAFLFLGCFVFIVLSYVQVFRAVLRFPSQQGRHKAFSTCLPHLAVVSLFISTAMFAYLKPASVSSPALDLVIAVVYSVVPPAMNPLIYSMRNKELKDALRKLMTGCFSAAIDCQPSSPNGSH; this comes from the coding sequence atgtccaacagcagctccatcacccactTCGTCCTCCTGGTATTTGCAGACAcgcaggagctgcagctcttgcacttctggctcttcctgggcatctacctggctgccctcctgggaaaCGGCCTCATCATCACCACTGTAGCCTATGACCACCACatccacacccccatgtacttcttcctcctcaacctctccttCCTTGACCTGGGCTCCATCTCCACCACTCTCCCCAAATCCATGGCCAATTCCCTCTGGGACACAAGGGCTATCCCCTATGCAGGATGTGCTGCACAggtattttttgtattattcttttttggtgcagagttttctcttctcaccgtcatggcctatgaccgctacgttgccatctgcaaacccctgcactatgGGACgctcctgggcagcagagcttgtgtccacatggcagcagctgcctgggacaCTGGGTTTCTcaatgctctgctgcacacgGCCAATACATTTTCCATACCTCTCTGTCAAATCTATGTTttggaccagttcttctgtgaagtCCCCcagatcctcaagctctcctgctcacactcCTACCTCAGGGAAGTTGGGCTTCTTGTGGTTagtgcttttctatttttaggatgttttgttttcattgtgctgtcctatgTGCAGGTCTTCAGGGCCGTGCTGAGGTTCCCTTCTCAGCAGGGacggcacaaagccttttccacgtgcctccctcacctggctgTGGTCTCCCTGTTCATCAGTACTGCCATGTTTGCCTACCTGAAGCCTGCCTCCGtctcttccccagccctggaTCTGGTGATTGCTGTTGTGTACTCTGTGGTGCCTCCAGCCatgaaccccctcatctacagcatgaggaacaagGAGCTCAAGGATGCTCTGAGGAAACTGATGACTGGGTGCTTTTCAGCGGCCATAGACTGTCAGCCTTCCTCTCCAAATGGCTCTCACTAA